The following are from one region of the Salvia hispanica cultivar TCC Black 2014 chromosome 1, UniMelb_Shisp_WGS_1.0, whole genome shotgun sequence genome:
- the LOC125222471 gene encoding putative disease resistance protein RGA3 isoform X3: protein MAEAFLQVLLDNLSSLLKEEIGLILGVDYEMKKLRSTLTTIQAVLEDAEDKQIKSKAIRQWLQKLTALAYEIDDILDDCNTHVSKLNHSHSKHSRYSLKKIMYRHNIARRMKQVNKIAGDVATERANFHLREMPVHRPREVALASRETASLLNHSHQIYGREEDKHMIVKMLVNDVKEKQEMSVLPIVGVGGLGKTTLAQLVFNDPQVEEHFDLRIWVCVSDNFEIKTLAKAMIESATGSGKAWDLQHLDAAVRHLWELLSKKRYLIVMDDVWNDHQNKWFELRDILSCGSVGSSVIVTTRQKKVADIMRTLPCHHPRGLSDEHCWALLQQRAFVPREEVSPQLEIIGKQIVKKCAGVPLAATTLGGILRFKRIEEEWIHVRDSEIWKLSAEESLIIPVLRLSYHHLPLELRQCFAYLAAIPKDHYIEKEELILLWIAHGYISSKESQQVEDVGNQICNELLLRSLLQTDIDNNTVIGMHDLVHDMAESIMENKVPGIRSERNLASASTIREAFSTIGRVTSS, encoded by the exons ATGGCGGAGGCATTTCTTCAAGTCCTTCTTGATAATCTGAGCTCTCTTCTCAAGGAGGAGATCGGACTCATCTTGGGCGTCGACTATGAGATGAAGAAGCTCCGGAGTACTCTCACCACCATCCAAGCTGTGTTAGAGGATGCTGAAGACAAGCAAATCAAGAGCAAGGCTATTCGACAATGGCTGCAGAAGCTCACCGCTCTTGCTTATGAGATCGATGACATATTGGATGACTGCAACACTCATGTCTCCAAACTCAACCACTCTCATTCAAAACACAGTCGCTACAGCCTTAAGAAAATTATGTATCGCCACAACATCGCAAGGAGGATGAAGCAGGTTAACAAGATTGCGGGCGATGTTGCTACGGAACGCGCTAATTTTCATCTGCGCGAGATGCCTGTCCATAGGCCAAGAGAAGTTGCTCTTGCCTCGCGCGAGACAGCTTCCCTGTTGAACCATTCTCATCAGATTTATGGCAGGGAAGAAGATAAACACATGATTGTCAAGATGTTGGTGAATGATGTGAAGGAGAAACAGGAGATGTCTGTGCTGCCAATCGTGGGCGTTGGCGGCCTTGGAAAGACAACTCTTGCTCAGCTAGTCTTCAACGATCCACAGGTGGAAGAGCACTTTGATCTAAGGATTTGGGTTTGTGTATCTGATAATTTTGAGATTAAGACTTTGGCGAAGGCCATGATTGAATCTGCGACAGGGAGTGGAAAAGCTTGGGATTTGCAGCACTTGGATGCTGCAGTGCGTCACCTCTGGGAACTGTTAAGCAAAAAAAGATATTTGATTGTCATGGATGATGTTTGGAACGATCACCAAAATAAATGGTTTGAGTTGAGAGACATTCTATCATGTGGGTCAGTCGGCTCATCTGTTATCGTCACCACGCGTCAGAAGAAGGTTGCTGATATAATGAGAACACTTCCATGTCATCACCCAAGGGGGTTGTCAGATGAGCATTGTTGGGCACTGCTACAGCAGCGCGCTTTTGTACCAAGAGAAGAGGTGTCTCCCCAGTTGGAAATTATTGGGAAACAAATCGTGAAGAAATGTGCAGGAGTGCCCCTGGCTGCAACAACGCTTGGAGGAATACTACGATTTAAAAGGATAGAAGAGGAATGGATACATGTGAGAGATAGTGAGATATGGAAGTTGTCAGCAGAAGAGAGTTTGATAATTCCAGTATTGAGATTGAGTTATCAtcatcttccattggagcTTAGGCAATGCTTTGCTTATTTGGCAGCCATTCCAAAGGACCATTACATTGAAAAGGAAGAATTGATCCTTCTATGGATAGCACATGGCTACATTTCATCGAAAGAGTCTCAACAAGTTGAAGATGTTGGAAATCAGATATGTAATGAGTTATTACTTAGATCTCTTCTACAAACAGATATTGATAACAACACAGTGATCGGTATGCATGATCTCGTTCATGATATGGCAGAATCAATAATGGAGAACAAAGTTCCCGGAATACGAAGTGAAAGAAATCTTGCAAGTGCATCAACTATCCGCGAG GCATTTTCCACAATTGGGAGAGTTACGTCATCTTGA
- the LOC125199885 gene encoding putative disease resistance protein RGA3, translated as MAEAFLQLLLDNLSSLIKEEIGLILGVDDEMKKLCSTLIIIQAVLEDAEDKQIESKPIRDWLQKLTALAYEIDDILDECSTHVSKLNHYHSKLSRYSLKKLLYRHNIARRMKQVNEKVEAVVAERVKFHLREMPVDRPREVFLASRETASLLNQSDKIHGREEDKNKIVKILVNDVKERQEMSVLPIAGVGGLGKTTLARLVYNDPQVEEHFDIRIWVCVSDNFEMKTLVKAMIESATGGSGKASDLQSLDATERHLWELLSKKRYLIVMDDVWNNHQNKWFELRDVLSCGSTGSSVVVTTRQKKVADIMRTLPCHCLEGLSDEHCWALMRQCAFKADEEMSLQLEIIGKQIMKKCAGMPLAATTLGGILRFKRREEEWIHVRDSEIWKLSVEESLIVPALRLSYHHLPLELRQCFAYFAAFGKDQYIEKGGLIRLWMAHGYISSKGTLRVEEVGNQICNELLLRSLLQVDEYENISMHDLVHDLAESIMENKVPGVQSERNLASASTIREVNLLHKTRVS; from the coding sequence ATGGCAGAGGCATTTCTTCAACTACTTCTTGACAATCTGAGCTCCCTTATCAAGGAGGAGATTGGACTAATCTTGGGTGTCGACGATGAGATGAAGAAGCTGTGCAGCACTCTAATCATCATCCAAGCTGTGTTGGAGGATGCTGAAGACAAGCAAATCGAGAGCAAGCCAATTCGAGACTGGCTGCAGAAGCTCACCGCTCTTGCTTATGAGATTGATGACATTTTGGATGAGTGCAGCACTCATGTCTCCAAACTCAACCACTATCATTCCAAACTAAGCCGCTACAGCCTCAAGAAATTATTGTATCGCCACAACATCGCAAGGAGGATGAAGCAGGTCAACGAGAAAGTGGAGGCAGTTGTTGCAGAGCGTGTTAAGTTTCATCTGCGCGAGATGCCTGTTGATAGGCCAAGAGAAGTTTTTCTTGCCTCACGCGAGACGGCTTCCCTGTTGAACCAGTCTGATAAGATTCATGGTAGGGAAGAAGATAAAAACAAGATTGTGAAGATCTTGGTGAACGATGTGAAGGAGAGACAGGAGATGTCGGTGCTGCCAATCGCAGGTGTTGGCGGCCTTGGGAAGACCACTCTCGCTAGACTAGTCTACAATGATCCACAGGTGGAAGAGCACTTTGATATAAGGATTTGGGTTTGTGTCTCAGATAATTTTGAGATGAAGACTTTGGTGAAGGCCATGATTGAATCTGCCACTGGAGGGAGTGGAAAAGCTTCGGATCTGCAGTCCTTGGATGCTACAGAGCGTCATCTTTGGGAATTGTTGAGCAAAAAAAGATATTTGATTGTGATGGATGATGTTTGGAACAACCACCAGAATAAATGGTTTGAGCTGAGAGATGTTCTATCATGTGGCTCAACTGGTTCATCCGTTGTCGTTACCACCCGCCAGAAGAAAGTTGCTGATATCATGAGAACACTTCCATGTCATTGCCTGGAGGGGTTGTCGGATGAGCATTGTTGGGCACTGATGCGGCAGTGCGCCTTCAAAGCAGATGAAGAGATGTCTTTGCAGCTGGAAATAATTGGGAAACAGATCATGAAGAAATGTGCTGGAATGCCCCTCGCCGCTACAACGCTTGGAGGAATCCTACGGTTtaaaagaagagaagaggAATGGATACATGTGAGGGACAGTGAGATATGGAAGTTGTCGGTAGAAGAGAGTTTGATAGTTCCAGCTTTGAGGTTGAGTTATCATCATCTTCCCTTGGAGCTCAGACAATGCTTTGCTTATTTTGCAGCCTTTGGTAAGGACCAGTACATTGAAAAGGGAGGATTGATCCGTCTATGGATGGCTCATGGCTACATTTCATCAAAGGGGACTCTTCGAGTGGAAGAGGTTGGAAATCAAATATGTAATGAGCTACTACTCAGATCTCTTCTGCAAGTAGATGAGTATGAAAATATCAGCATGCATGATCTCGTTCATGATCTGGCAGAGTCAATTATGGAGAACAAAGTTCCCGGAGTACAAAGTGAAAGAAATCTAGCAAGTGCATCAACTATCCGCGAGGTAAATTTGCTACACAAAACTCGTGTTTCCTAA
- the LOC125222471 gene encoding disease resistance protein RGA2-like isoform X1, producing MAEAFLQVLLDNLSSLLKEEIGLILGVDYEMKKLRSTLTTIQAVLEDAEDKQIKSKAIRQWLQKLTALAYEIDDILDDCNTHVSKLNHSHSKHSRYSLKKIMYRHNIARRMKQVNKIAGDVATERANFHLREMPVHRPREVALASRETASLLNHSHQIYGREEDKHMIVKMLVNDVKEKQEMSVLPIVGVGGLGKTTLAQLVFNDPQVEEHFDLRIWVCVSDNFEIKTLAKAMIESATGSGKAWDLQHLDAAVRHLWELLSKKRYLIVMDDVWNDHQNKWFELRDILSCGSVGSSVIVTTRQKKVADIMRTLPCHHPRGLSDEHCWALLQQRAFVPREEVSPQLEIIGKQIVKKCAGVPLAATTLGGILRFKRIEEEWIHVRDSEIWKLSAEESLIIPVLRLSYHHLPLELRQCFAYLAAIPKDHYIEKEELILLWIAHGYISSKESQQVEDVGNQICNELLLRSLLQTDIDNNTVIGMHDLVHDMAESIMENKVPGIRSERNLASASTIREVNLLQKTSLFPKTFQQDMTITSIIELTSLRVVNAKSVNDLPPSIGNLKHLRYLNLSSSEIHTLPNSLCKLWNLQILKLDYCRKLVVLPKKLTSLRNLQHLCLWECESLSEMPSKMRELNGLKTLSLFVVGLKRDNQLEELEFLNLSGRLEIRHLERVKDHMDAKKAKIGKKNNLRELRLSWERNDLSKLEEGVDEQVLEALEPCPNIESLSINGFSGRFLPSWMSNSTLGKIVKIDISDCENCRHFPQLGELRHLERLFLRNVGVEYIIEEDVGNGIPVKIQFVALKRLHLIDLPNLKGLSKKQVSKVAFPNLEILWIECCSSLILPPLPSLQKLENLRCSNSTLALLSEQDIPRSLCVEIEESITCFPIETLAKFSKLQSLRIKFANEISVTREGLQALKQLTLLSLDSCRTMRCLPEGMLWHLTALQTLRLSECPELVELPEDIKHLKNLDWLVLEGLPKMTCLPQAFQHLTWLVLEDLPELESLPDQLPSLNTLKVTDCPKVVTIPALPNLKELTVSGCPQLERRCQRGSGEDWHKIAHVRRIFVSPI from the coding sequence ATGGCGGAGGCATTTCTTCAAGTCCTTCTTGATAATCTGAGCTCTCTTCTCAAGGAGGAGATCGGACTCATCTTGGGCGTCGACTATGAGATGAAGAAGCTCCGGAGTACTCTCACCACCATCCAAGCTGTGTTAGAGGATGCTGAAGACAAGCAAATCAAGAGCAAGGCTATTCGACAATGGCTGCAGAAGCTCACCGCTCTTGCTTATGAGATCGATGACATATTGGATGACTGCAACACTCATGTCTCCAAACTCAACCACTCTCATTCAAAACACAGTCGCTACAGCCTTAAGAAAATTATGTATCGCCACAACATCGCAAGGAGGATGAAGCAGGTTAACAAGATTGCGGGCGATGTTGCTACGGAACGCGCTAATTTTCATCTGCGCGAGATGCCTGTCCATAGGCCAAGAGAAGTTGCTCTTGCCTCGCGCGAGACAGCTTCCCTGTTGAACCATTCTCATCAGATTTATGGCAGGGAAGAAGATAAACACATGATTGTCAAGATGTTGGTGAATGATGTGAAGGAGAAACAGGAGATGTCTGTGCTGCCAATCGTGGGCGTTGGCGGCCTTGGAAAGACAACTCTTGCTCAGCTAGTCTTCAACGATCCACAGGTGGAAGAGCACTTTGATCTAAGGATTTGGGTTTGTGTATCTGATAATTTTGAGATTAAGACTTTGGCGAAGGCCATGATTGAATCTGCGACAGGGAGTGGAAAAGCTTGGGATTTGCAGCACTTGGATGCTGCAGTGCGTCACCTCTGGGAACTGTTAAGCAAAAAAAGATATTTGATTGTCATGGATGATGTTTGGAACGATCACCAAAATAAATGGTTTGAGTTGAGAGACATTCTATCATGTGGGTCAGTCGGCTCATCTGTTATCGTCACCACGCGTCAGAAGAAGGTTGCTGATATAATGAGAACACTTCCATGTCATCACCCAAGGGGGTTGTCAGATGAGCATTGTTGGGCACTGCTACAGCAGCGCGCTTTTGTACCAAGAGAAGAGGTGTCTCCCCAGTTGGAAATTATTGGGAAACAAATCGTGAAGAAATGTGCAGGAGTGCCCCTGGCTGCAACAACGCTTGGAGGAATACTACGATTTAAAAGGATAGAAGAGGAATGGATACATGTGAGAGATAGTGAGATATGGAAGTTGTCAGCAGAAGAGAGTTTGATAATTCCAGTATTGAGATTGAGTTATCAtcatcttccattggagcTTAGGCAATGCTTTGCTTATTTGGCAGCCATTCCAAAGGACCATTACATTGAAAAGGAAGAATTGATCCTTCTATGGATAGCACATGGCTACATTTCATCGAAAGAGTCTCAACAAGTTGAAGATGTTGGAAATCAGATATGTAATGAGTTATTACTTAGATCTCTTCTACAAACAGATATTGATAACAACACAGTGATCGGTATGCATGATCTCGTTCATGATATGGCAGAATCAATAATGGAGAACAAAGTTCCCGGAATACGAAGTGAAAGAAATCTTGCAAGTGCATCAACTATCCGCGAGGTAAATTTGCTACAAAAAACTTCTCTGTTTCCTAAAACTTTTCAGCAAGATATGACCATTACCTCCATCATTGAGCTCACAAGTTTAAGAGTAGTAAATGCAAAATCAGTTAATGATTTGCCTCCTTCCATCGGCAATCTTAAACATTTGCGTTACTTGAATTTGTCTAGTTCCGAAATTCACACTCTCCCCAACTCGTTGTGTAAACTTTGGAACTTGCAAATCCTCAAGTTGGATTACTGTCGTAAACTTGTGGTTTTACCTAAGAAGCTAACCTCCTTACGTAATCTTCAACATCTATGTTTGTGGGAATGCGAGTCGTTGTCTGAAATGCCATCTAAAATGAGAGAACTAAATGGCTTAAAAACATTGAGTTTGTTTGTAGTGGGTCTCAAGAGAGATAACCAACTTGAGGAACTGGAATTCTTGAACCTTAGTGGAAGGCTCGAGATTAGGCATTTGGAGAGAGTAAAAGACCATATGGATGCAAAGAAAGCAAAGAttggaaagaaaaacaatCTTCGAGAATTGAGATTGTCATGGGAAAGAAATGATCTATCTAAGTTAGAGGAGGGTGTTGATGAACAGGTGTTGGAAGCACTTGAACCTTGTCCAAATATTGAATCTCTTTCTATAAATGGCTTCAGTGGTAGATTTCTTCCGAGTTGGATGTCAAATTCAACTCTAGGAAAAATAGTTAAGATTGATATAAGTGATTGCGAAAATTGTAGGCATTTTCCACAATTGGGAGAGTTACGTCATCTTGAGAGGCTGTTCTTAAGGAATGTGGGGgtggagtatattattgaaGAAGATGTTGGGAATGGAATCCCAGTAAAGATACAGTTTGTGGCTCTGAAAAGACTCCATTTAATTGATCTTCCGAATTTGAAGGGGCTCTCAAAGAAGCAAGTGAGTAAAGTAGCATTCCCAAATCTTGAAATCCTATGGATTGAATGTTGCTCTTCATTAATACTCCCACCACTCCCATCCCTTCAAAAGTTGGAGAATCTAAGATGCAGTAACTCAACTTTGGCGTTATTATCTGAGCAGGACATTCCTAGGAGTCTTTGCGTGGAAATTGAGGAGAGCATAACATGTTTCCCAATAGAAACACTGGCGAAATTCAGTAAGCTTCAGTCATTAAGAATTAAGTTTGCCAACGAGATATCTGTGACAAGAGAAGGTCTGCAAGCCTTAAAACAGCTTACACTTTTAAGTCTAGACAGTTGTCGAACAATGAGATGTTTACCAGAAGGGATGTTGTGGCACCTTACTGCTCTGCAGACCCTGCGATTATCAGAGTGCCCAGAATTAGTAGAGCTGCCAGAGGATATTAAACATCTCAAAAATCTTGATTGGCTTGTGTTAGAGGGACTTCCTAAGATGACGTGCTTGCCTCAAGCCTTTCAGCACCTCACTTGGCTCGTGTTAGAGGATCTTCCTGAGCTGGAATCACTCCCGGATCAGCTACCGTCTCTTAATACACTCAAAGTTACAGACTGCCCAAAGGTTGTAACGATTCCAGCTCTGCCAAATCTGAAAGAGCTAACAGTCAGTGGTTGCCCACAACTGGAAAGGCGATGTCAGAGAGGAAGCGGAGAGGATTGGCACAAGATTGCCCATGTTCGCCGCATTTTTGTTTCTCCAATATAA
- the LOC125222471 gene encoding putative disease resistance protein RGA3 isoform X2, with product MAEAFLQVLLDNLSSLLKEEIGLILGVDYEMKKLRSTLTTIQAVLEDAEDKQIKSKAIRQWLQKLTALAYEIDDILDDCNTHVSKLNHSHSKHSRYSLKKIMYRHNIARRMKQVNKIAGDVATERANFHLREMPVHRPREVALASRETASLLNHSHQIYGREEDKHMIVKMLVNDVKEKQEMSVLPIVGVGGLGKTTLAQLVFNDPQVEEHFDLRIWVCVSDNFEIKTLAKAMIESATGSGKAWDLQHLDAAVRHLWELLSKKRYLIVMDDVWNDHQNKWFELRDILSCGSVGSSVIVTTRQKKVADIMRTLPCHHPRGLSDEHCWALLQQRAFVPREEVSPQLEIIGKQIVKKCAGVPLAATTLGGILRFKRIEEEWIHVRDSEIWKLSAEESLIIPVLRLSYHHLPLELRQCFAYLAAIPKDHYIEKEELILLWIAHGYISSKESQQVEDVGNQICNELLLRSLLQTDIDNNTVIGMHDLVHDMAESIMENKVPGIRSERNLASASTIREAYTMELEAEVVKLKEANEQLQKKQAGIMEMQKDQALEMVKQ from the exons ATGGCGGAGGCATTTCTTCAAGTCCTTCTTGATAATCTGAGCTCTCTTCTCAAGGAGGAGATCGGACTCATCTTGGGCGTCGACTATGAGATGAAGAAGCTCCGGAGTACTCTCACCACCATCCAAGCTGTGTTAGAGGATGCTGAAGACAAGCAAATCAAGAGCAAGGCTATTCGACAATGGCTGCAGAAGCTCACCGCTCTTGCTTATGAGATCGATGACATATTGGATGACTGCAACACTCATGTCTCCAAACTCAACCACTCTCATTCAAAACACAGTCGCTACAGCCTTAAGAAAATTATGTATCGCCACAACATCGCAAGGAGGATGAAGCAGGTTAACAAGATTGCGGGCGATGTTGCTACGGAACGCGCTAATTTTCATCTGCGCGAGATGCCTGTCCATAGGCCAAGAGAAGTTGCTCTTGCCTCGCGCGAGACAGCTTCCCTGTTGAACCATTCTCATCAGATTTATGGCAGGGAAGAAGATAAACACATGATTGTCAAGATGTTGGTGAATGATGTGAAGGAGAAACAGGAGATGTCTGTGCTGCCAATCGTGGGCGTTGGCGGCCTTGGAAAGACAACTCTTGCTCAGCTAGTCTTCAACGATCCACAGGTGGAAGAGCACTTTGATCTAAGGATTTGGGTTTGTGTATCTGATAATTTTGAGATTAAGACTTTGGCGAAGGCCATGATTGAATCTGCGACAGGGAGTGGAAAAGCTTGGGATTTGCAGCACTTGGATGCTGCAGTGCGTCACCTCTGGGAACTGTTAAGCAAAAAAAGATATTTGATTGTCATGGATGATGTTTGGAACGATCACCAAAATAAATGGTTTGAGTTGAGAGACATTCTATCATGTGGGTCAGTCGGCTCATCTGTTATCGTCACCACGCGTCAGAAGAAGGTTGCTGATATAATGAGAACACTTCCATGTCATCACCCAAGGGGGTTGTCAGATGAGCATTGTTGGGCACTGCTACAGCAGCGCGCTTTTGTACCAAGAGAAGAGGTGTCTCCCCAGTTGGAAATTATTGGGAAACAAATCGTGAAGAAATGTGCAGGAGTGCCCCTGGCTGCAACAACGCTTGGAGGAATACTACGATTTAAAAGGATAGAAGAGGAATGGATACATGTGAGAGATAGTGAGATATGGAAGTTGTCAGCAGAAGAGAGTTTGATAATTCCAGTATTGAGATTGAGTTATCAtcatcttccattggagcTTAGGCAATGCTTTGCTTATTTGGCAGCCATTCCAAAGGACCATTACATTGAAAAGGAAGAATTGATCCTTCTATGGATAGCACATGGCTACATTTCATCGAAAGAGTCTCAACAAGTTGAAGATGTTGGAAATCAGATATGTAATGAGTTATTACTTAGATCTCTTCTACAAACAGATATTGATAACAACACAGTGATCGGTATGCATGATCTCGTTCATGATATGGCAGAATCAATAATGGAGAACAAAGTTCCCGGAATACGAAGTGAAAGAAATCTTGCAAGTGCATCAACTATCCGCGAG GCTTACACCATGGAGTTGGAAGCAGAAGTAGTTAAACTAAAGGAGGCCAACGAACAATTGCAGAAGAAACAAGCAGGGATAATGGAAATGCAGAAGGATCAG GCGCTGGAGATGGTGAAACAGTAG